A portion of the Vreelandella subglaciescola genome contains these proteins:
- a CDS encoding FUSC family protein, translating to MSITASPWYQAYLTPDAQSVKFALKATLAMLLALYIALWLDLERPYWALISAAFLQIRPMSGMVLEKGLSQISGTLVGAVAGIILMALFAQAPVPALAGLTLWIMLCTYGSALLRNNAAYGCIMGAVTAMLIVVIGASAPDRIFSIAVARLSELTLGATCATLVSALLWPTRVSAHLERQADSVVNQAFTHAAYRLRDTADHAALEATLTDSLAPLTQLEGDSQAARYEGPEGAGRIRASHVLTRHTLRLLATLHALQQLLHNDGEGIKDDIRQLAQQLADGFASAAEYSGTEPAREPLHALRRRALDYPEAALTPLEQRCLLGLREALGHALIMLDARDAIAHPSRKSLRGVALAWHRDHLVAGVNALRAGAIFATLATFWLATGWTNGQVAMLLGTLFSAFFASRDNPVTVCMTFAKGMLAAIPSAFLFGHVLLAQASGFPMLAMIFLTPLFLGLLGSANPRLIGYCLAFTIGNILLTMPGNGMDFSFDSFINRALAVLVGLSAVVTGFRLIPGPGATLRRKRLVWAIAGDLRRLASAPVDDAETRFIGRMADRLLHLSKHDDTLPEDQRHLFSLGLTGLDVGYACLQLRRRLDGLNNAALARAKRDFILALADDYAGSARSETPRCVRPAGEALIAAARDESSLDPRRRALLAGLVERLALSLERQAIRAQQVRRALPHTRGEENNRHTQ from the coding sequence ATGTCCATCACCGCCTCGCCCTGGTATCAGGCCTACCTGACGCCTGACGCTCAGTCCGTCAAGTTCGCGCTCAAGGCAACGCTTGCCATGTTGTTGGCGCTGTATATCGCCCTGTGGCTCGACCTGGAGCGCCCCTACTGGGCGCTGATCTCGGCGGCGTTTCTACAGATCCGCCCGATGAGCGGCATGGTATTGGAAAAAGGGCTTAGCCAAATCAGCGGCACGCTGGTCGGCGCAGTGGCCGGCATCATTCTGATGGCGCTGTTTGCCCAGGCACCGGTGCCCGCGCTTGCCGGCCTGACGCTGTGGATCATGCTGTGTACCTACGGCAGCGCGCTGCTGCGCAACAACGCCGCTTACGGCTGCATCATGGGCGCAGTAACCGCCATGCTGATCGTGGTGATTGGCGCCAGTGCGCCGGATCGTATCTTTTCCATTGCCGTGGCCAGGCTCTCCGAGCTGACGCTGGGCGCCACCTGCGCGACGCTGGTCAGCGCGCTACTGTGGCCTACTCGGGTCAGCGCGCATCTGGAGCGTCAGGCCGACAGCGTGGTCAACCAGGCGTTTACCCACGCCGCCTACCGCCTGCGCGACACCGCCGACCACGCCGCGCTGGAAGCCACGCTCACCGACAGCCTGGCGCCGTTAACCCAGCTTGAAGGCGACAGCCAGGCGGCTCGCTACGAAGGTCCTGAGGGGGCGGGGCGCATTCGCGCCAGCCACGTGCTGACCCGCCACACCCTGCGCCTTCTAGCCACGCTCCACGCCTTGCAACAGCTGTTGCACAACGACGGCGAGGGGATTAAAGACGACATCAGGCAGCTCGCGCAGCAGCTCGCCGACGGCTTCGCGAGCGCTGCTGAATACAGCGGCACCGAACCCGCCCGCGAGCCTTTGCACGCCCTGCGCCGCCGAGCGCTGGACTACCCCGAAGCGGCGCTGACGCCGCTTGAGCAGCGCTGCTTATTGGGGCTGCGCGAGGCGCTGGGGCACGCGCTGATCATGCTGGATGCCCGCGACGCCATCGCCCACCCGTCACGTAAGTCCCTGCGCGGCGTGGCGCTGGCGTGGCACCGCGACCATCTGGTGGCCGGCGTCAACGCCCTGCGCGCCGGCGCCATTTTCGCCACGCTGGCAACGTTCTGGCTGGCCACCGGCTGGACCAATGGCCAGGTAGCGATGCTTTTAGGCACGCTTTTTTCCGCGTTTTTTGCCAGCCGCGACAACCCGGTCACGGTGTGCATGACCTTTGCCAAAGGCATGTTGGCCGCCATTCCCAGCGCGTTTCTGTTCGGCCATGTGCTGCTCGCCCAGGCCAGCGGCTTTCCCATGCTGGCGATGATTTTTCTGACGCCGCTGTTTCTGGGGCTGCTGGGCTCGGCCAACCCGCGGCTGATCGGCTATTGTTTGGCCTTTACCATCGGCAATATCCTGCTTACCATGCCCGGCAACGGCATGGACTTTTCCTTTGATAGCTTTATTAACCGCGCGTTGGCGGTACTAGTGGGGCTGAGTGCCGTGGTGACCGGATTTCGTCTGATTCCCGGGCCCGGCGCCACGCTGCGCCGCAAGCGGCTGGTGTGGGCGATTGCGGGAGACCTGCGCCGGCTGGCAAGCGCGCCGGTTGACGATGCAGAAACGCGCTTTATCGGCCGTATGGCCGACCGCCTGCTGCACCTGTCCAAACACGATGACACCCTGCCCGAGGACCAACGCCATCTATTCAGCCTGGGGCTGACCGGCCTTGACGTCGGCTACGCCTGCCTGCAGCTGCGCCGCCGGCTCGACGGGCTGAATAACGCCGCACTCGCCCGCGCAAAACGCGACTTTATTCTCGCACTGGCCGACGACTACGCCGGCAGCGCCCGCAGCGAAACGCCGCGCTGCGTACGCCCGGCGGGCGAGGCGCTGATTGCCGCCGCGCGCGACGAAAGCTCGCTGGACCCGCGCCGCCGGGCGCTGCTGGCCGGGCTAGTCGAACGCCTCGCGCTATCGCTTGAACGCCAGGCCATACGCGCCCAGCAGGTACGCCGCGCACTACCCCACACGCGGGGCGAAGAAAATAATCGCCATACCCAATAG
- a CDS encoding HlyD family secretion protein: MSTLLRTLVTLVIVALAAAAGWWLWHYYLYTPWTRDGRVRAEIITVAPDVSGRVVALNVDDNQRVSQGDTLFQIDPSRYQTAMDKAQAVVEQREAELELARHEASRRNRLGRAAISAEGQETSRINSRVASATLAQAQSALASAQLDLTQTTVAAPVAGHVLNLQLGEGNYTSAGKPVLALVAAGSYYVTGYFEETKMPRVNVGDRARVNLMGAEHELSGHVESIGRAIADPNTAPNEQLLPKVQPTFSWVRLAQRIPVRIALDNIPDDVTLSAGMTASVHIDPAP, from the coding sequence ATGTCCACCCTGCTGCGCACGCTGGTCACCCTCGTTATCGTGGCACTTGCCGCCGCCGCCGGCTGGTGGCTCTGGCATTATTATCTTTACACGCCCTGGACTCGCGACGGGCGCGTGCGCGCCGAGATCATTACCGTCGCCCCCGACGTATCCGGGCGCGTAGTGGCGCTCAACGTGGATGACAACCAGCGCGTTAGCCAGGGCGACACGCTATTTCAGATTGACCCCAGCCGCTACCAGACGGCGATGGATAAAGCCCAGGCGGTCGTGGAACAGCGCGAGGCCGAGCTTGAACTTGCCCGCCACGAGGCCTCGCGGCGCAACCGGCTGGGGCGCGCCGCCATCAGCGCCGAAGGCCAGGAAACCTCGCGCATCAACAGCCGCGTGGCAAGCGCCACCCTTGCTCAGGCACAAAGTGCGCTGGCCAGCGCCCAGCTTGACCTGACGCAGACCACCGTTGCGGCGCCGGTTGCCGGGCACGTGCTGAACCTGCAGCTCGGCGAGGGCAACTACACCAGCGCCGGCAAGCCGGTGCTGGCGCTGGTGGCGGCCGGGTCCTACTACGTCACCGGCTATTTCGAAGAAACCAAAATGCCGCGGGTCAACGTGGGCGACCGCGCGCGGGTCAACCTGATGGGGGCGGAACACGAGCTTTCCGGCCACGTCGAAAGCATCGGGCGCGCCATCGCCGACCCCAACACCGCGCCCAACGAACAACTTTTGCCCAAGGTGCAACCTACCTTCAGCTGGGTACGCCTGGCGCAGCGCATTCCGGTACGTATCGCGCTGGACAACATTCCCGACGACGTTACGCTAAGCGCCGGCATGACCGCTTCCGTGCACATTGATCCGGCGCCCTAA
- a CDS encoding DUF1656 domain-containing protein, which produces MGLHEIAIGGLFLPPLFAYVVIGLGATFALRALLFRLQGGRRLWFEAWFDTALFVLCTAATAYIFSAPFSTTGAL; this is translated from the coding sequence ATGGGTTTACACGAAATTGCTATCGGCGGTTTGTTTCTACCGCCGTTGTTCGCTTACGTGGTGATCGGCCTGGGCGCTACCTTTGCGCTGCGCGCCCTGCTGTTCCGCTTACAGGGAGGCCGGCGGCTGTGGTTCGAAGCCTGGTTCGACACCGCGCTGTTCGTGTTATGCACAGCGGCTACCGCCTATATTTTCTCCGCGCCTTTTTCCACCACGGGAGCCCTGTGA